In Hyphomicrobiales bacterium, the sequence AGGAAGCGAAAGGAAAGTTCACCGCACCACGCTCTCCGGCTTCACCAACAAAAGCGCGGGCATCCTCGACACCGACCGCCAGCGGCTTCTCGCAGAACACGGCCTTGCCGGCGGCGAGCGCCGCACGGGCATGGGCGAGATGGGAGGAAGGCGGCGAGGCGATGTAGACGCAGTCGCTCGTCGCGATCAGGGCGGCGGCGTCCGGCTGGCGCGGCACCGCCGGCAGCACCGCGCCGATGCGCTCCATCGCCGCGGCGGAGGGATCCCAGATCCCGGAAACGCGAAGCGCCGTCTCCGGCTGGTCGAGCGCGGCGCGCAGCATGCGCTCGCCCATGATGCCGGCGCCGATCAGGCCGAAGGAAATGGGAGTCTGGGGCATGGCGGAATCTCGAGCAGTCGATGGAGGCTGAACGCTGCGCTCTGCATGGCATGCCGGGCGGGGCGGACGGAAGCCGTTTCGGCGCGGGGGGCGGCTGGTCGAGAACGCTGTGCCGGCCTGAGCCGCGTCGCGATTGACGATTCCGCCGGCGCTGCCCCATGACATGGGCGTCGATCGAGGAGAACCCCGCCCCATGAAAGCCGTCGTCTACGAAGCCTTCGGGCAGGCCCCCGAACTGCGCATCCTGCCGGACCCGACGCCGGAGCCGCACAGCGTCATCATCAAGGTCGAGGCGACCGGCCTGTGCCGCAGCGACTGGCATGGCTGGGTCGGCCACGACCCCGATATCCGCCTGCCGCATGTGCCGGGCCATGAGCTGGCCGGCGTCATCGCCGCCGTCGGCCGCAGCGTCGTGCGCTTCCGCGAGGGCGACCGCGTCACCGTGCCCTTCGTCGCGGGCTGCGGCCACTGCCCGCAATGCCATTCCGGCAACCAGCAGGTCTGCGACAGCCAGTTCCAGCCCGGCTTCACCCATTGGGGCTCCTTCGCCGAATATGTCCGCATCGACCGGGCCGACCTCAACCTCGTGCGCCTGCCCGAGGAGATCGATTTCGCCACGGCCGCCAGCCTCGGCTGCCGCTTCGTCACCTCGTTCCGTGCCGTGGTCGACCAGGGCAAGGTCTCGGCCGGGCAATGGGTCGCCGTGCATGGCTGCGGCGGCGTCGGCCTCTCCGCGATCATGATCGCCAACGCGCTCGGCGCCAACGTCGTCGCGGTCGACATCTCCGACGACAAATTGCGCCTCGCCCGCGAAGTCGGCGCCGCGGTGACGATCAACGCCAAAACCCAACCCGATGTCGTCGCCGCCGTGCGCGACGCCACCGGCGGCGGCGCCCATGTCTCGCTCGATGCGCTCGGCCACCCCCAGACCTGCTTCAACTCGGTGGCGAATTTGCGCAAGCGCGGCAAGCATATCCAGGTCGGGCTGCTGCTGGCGGAGCAGGCGACGCCGCCGATCCCGATGGCGCAGGTCATCGCCCACGAGCTCGAAATCCTCGGCAGCCACGGCATGCAGGCGCATCGCTATGGCGCGATGCTCGACATGATCAGCGCCGGCAAGCTCACCCCGCAGCAGCTCGTCGGCCGCCGCATCGACCTTGCCGAAGCGATCCCCGCCTTGATGGCGATGGACCGCTTCGAGGGCACGGGCGTGACGATCATCGACCGGTTCTGAGAGGGCGAGGGGCGAAGACAGCTTCGCGCGCCCCGCGTCATGCTCGGGCTTGACCCGAGCATCTCATGACGAGGAGGCTCCTGCGCCTCATCCGGTCGGAGATTCTCGGGTCAAGCCCGAGAATGACGTGCCTTTACTCCCCGTGCCGGGTGATCTCGTCGGCGATGCGGGCCTCGGCCCGCGCGATCGCCTCGTCGGGCTCGAGCCCGGCCGCGCGGTTGTCCAGCGCGTAGCGAAGCTCCCGGCGGTCCTTGTCCGGCACCGCCTGCATGAAGGCGAAGAGGCAGGCCGCGTCCTTGCGCCGGCAGCTGCGCGCCCGGATGCAGGTCTTGTTCGCGCAAGCCTCCCAGACGCCGAAGAGGTCGGCGAGACGCTGCAGGATCAGCGGCCGCGCCCTCTGGCAGCTTTCGAAATCGGTGATCGGCGGAATATCGGCGAAGGGGTTCTGGCGTTTCGGCATGGCGGGGCTCCGGTCGGGGCAGGCACGCAGGATCATCCGCCGGCGCTGGCGCGCGACGGGGACGAGCGGGGCTGGCGGAGCGCCGCGAGGCGCGAGGGATATCCGCAACCGTTGAGCCAGGCTGCGGCGCGGCGGGATTGAGCCACCCGTCGCACGCCCCGTGGCGCTCCGCCTTCGGCGACTTTTGACCTCGGGCCGCGCTTATCGGGCGGGGCGGTTCAGGATGGGCGGGTCTCGACGCCAGTGCCCCTTACGGGAGCGTCGCGTCGTCGCCATGCCCGTCTGTCACCGGCCGAGCCTTCCAGCGAGCTCCTCGCACAGGGACCGTAATATCCCCAGGGCGGTGCCCCGAAGCCTCCCGGGAGCAGGGCGTAACCCCCGCCCGCAGGCGCCGACCCTCACCCAACCTCCAGCATACCTCCGGACGGCCGCCCCGTTTGGGTGATGGGCGCGGGCAGGATAGGGCGGGTGAAGAGGGGCGGGGATAAGTTGACTGCCAGAACCTCCCCGTCATGGTCGCCCTTGTGGCGACCATCCACGTCTTCGCACGGGAACGACAGGTGGCGCCTTTCATCGCTGGCTTATGCACGCCGTCAGCGCCGCAAGACGTGGATGGTCGGGACAAGCCCGACCATGACGATGGAGCCCTTGCCGGCTTCTCGCCGCAGCCGCATCCTGCCCCGATGAAGCAGAAGGGCGGCTGGGTTTACATCATGACGAACCGGTCCAACGGCACGCTTTATATCGGCGTGACGAGCGATCTCGGCCGGCGCGTTCACGAACATCGCGAGGGCTTGATCGCCGGCTTCACCCGGCAATACGGGCTGAAGCGACTGGTCTGGTACGAATGGCATGATGAAATCGAGGCCGCGATCCAGCGCGAAACCTCGATGAAGCGCTGGTATCGCGCCTACAAGACCCGCACGATCATGGCCCGCAACCCCGACTGGAACGACCTCTACGAGGAACTGGCCTGACGGGCTGAAGGCTCCTGCCGTCACGACCGGCCTCCGCCGTCATGGTCGCCCTTGTGGCGACCATCCCCGTCTTCACGCGGGATCGACGGTGCGAGCGCCTTGTCGCTTGCCTGCGCGCCATCAGCGTCGCAAGACGTGGATGGTCGCCACAA encodes:
- a CDS encoding Alcohol dehydrogenase — its product is MKAVVYEAFGQAPELRILPDPTPEPHSVIIKVEATGLCRSDWHGWVGHDPDIRLPHVPGHELAGVIAAVGRSVVRFREGDRVTVPFVAGCGHCPQCHSGNQQVCDSQFQPGFTHWGSFAEYVRIDRADLNLVRLPEEIDFATAASLGCRFVTSFRAVVDQGKVSAGQWVAVHGCGGVGLSAIMIANALGANVVAVDISDDKLRLAREVGAAVTINAKTQPDVVAAVRDATGGGAHVSLDALGHPQTCFNSVANLRKRGKHIQVGLLLAEQATPPIPMAQVIAHELEILGSHGMQAHRYGAMLDMISAGKLTPQQLVGRRIDLAEAIPALMAMDRFEGTGVTIIDRF
- a CDS encoding conserved hypothetical protein (Evidence 4 : Unknown function but conserved in other organisms), with amino-acid sequence MPKRQNPFADIPPITDFESCQRARPLILQRLADLFGVWEACANKTCIRARSCRRKDAACLFAFMQAVPDKDRRELRYALDNRAAGLEPDEAIARAEARIADEITRHGE
- a CDS encoding putative endonuclease (Evidence 3 : Putative function from multiple computational evidences); the protein is MDGRDKPDHDDGALAGFSPQPHPAPMKQKGGWVYIMTNRSNGTLYIGVTSDLGRRVHEHREGLIAGFTRQYGLKRLVWYEWHDEIEAAIQRETSMKRWYRAYKTRTIMARNPDWNDLYEELA